One Falsihalocynthiibacter arcticus DNA segment encodes these proteins:
- a CDS encoding 2-oxo-hepta-3-ene-1,7-dioate hydratase, with protein MLTDSERQEAVNALIRAEKTKVQATQPSVAWPHIEIEDAYAISAAVAQSKVDKGSKIVGHKVGLTSKAMQRSSNIDEPDYGHVFSDMVLSDGAVVKHADFCVPRVEPELTFVLKDRLMGPNIGLVDVLNATDYIVPSIEIIDARVCEPRKIYDTVSDNGAGAGLILGGRPVRPDAVDLRWVGAIFHRNSAIEETGLAAGILGHPAMAVAWLANRLGSFGVALEPGHMVLSGSFTRPVWAAKGDTLHADFGPLGTVAVSFE; from the coding sequence ATGCTTACAGACTCCGAGCGGCAAGAGGCCGTTAATGCCCTCATCCGTGCAGAAAAAACCAAAGTTCAGGCAACACAGCCTTCAGTGGCTTGGCCCCATATTGAGATCGAAGATGCTTATGCAATCTCAGCCGCTGTGGCCCAGTCTAAAGTGGACAAAGGGTCGAAAATTGTTGGGCATAAAGTTGGCTTAACGTCAAAAGCCATGCAGCGTTCCTCAAACATCGATGAGCCAGATTATGGTCACGTCTTTTCAGACATGGTTTTGAGCGATGGTGCGGTCGTTAAGCATGCGGATTTCTGTGTTCCGCGCGTCGAGCCTGAACTCACGTTTGTTCTAAAGGATCGCTTGATGGGTCCAAACATTGGCCTTGTCGATGTTCTGAATGCCACGGATTATATTGTTCCTTCGATCGAGATTATCGACGCGCGGGTCTGTGAACCCCGTAAAATCTATGACACGGTTTCCGACAATGGCGCCGGTGCTGGCTTAATTCTTGGGGGTCGCCCCGTGCGCCCCGATGCCGTTGATTTACGTTGGGTTGGGGCCATCTTCCACCGCAACAGCGCAATTGAGGAAACCGGATTGGCCGCAGGTATTTTGGGGCATCCTGCGATGGCTGTTGCTTGGTTGGCAAACCGATTAGGTTCCTTTGGGGTGGCCCTTGAGCCGGGCCATATGGTGCTGTCTGGTTCGTTTACCCGCCCAGTTTGGGCCGCCAAAGGCGATACGCTGCACGCGGATTTCGGACCATTGGGAACCGTTGCGGTGTCGTTCGAATGA
- a CDS encoding transposase, which yields MEATNEFLTRIPHGSDGKRRWPLELKARIVAETLIEGATVNGVAKRYGLIPSSVSDWRRMARTGKLVLPNLDGMDFVPVQIEGPKPLEVVPAPPINLTCVELLKGGVTIRLAVDTPAARIAETAL from the coding sequence ATGGAAGCTACGAATGAGTTTCTCACAAGAATTCCGCATGGGTCAGACGGCAAACGGCGCTGGCCTCTTGAGTTGAAGGCGCGGATCGTTGCGGAAACGCTGATTGAGGGCGCGACTGTGAATGGGGTGGCCAAACGATATGGTTTGATACCCAGCAGCGTTTCAGATTGGCGACGCATGGCGCGGACGGGCAAGCTTGTTTTGCCCAACTTGGATGGTATGGATTTTGTGCCAGTGCAGATTGAAGGTCCGAAGCCGCTTGAGGTGGTTCCAGCGCCACCTATCAATTTGACCTGCGTTGAGTTGCTCAAGGGCGGAGTGACGATACGTTTGGCCGTTGACACCCCTGCGGCCCGGATCGCTGAGACTGCGTTGTGA
- a CDS encoding response regulator, producing the protein MHSLYIADDNHDFADFIATVARQEGWKVEVCSNGYELINRLKESHGPALLFVDVNMPVMDGLEAIEGLVGLDRQLTIRFITGGEISTIIAAKMIANARDLKVGRSIFKPISKAELVTILRAESKELTLSGVETKG; encoded by the coding sequence ATGCATAGCCTCTACATCGCCGATGACAACCACGACTTCGCGGATTTCATCGCTACTGTCGCCCGACAAGAAGGATGGAAGGTTGAAGTGTGTTCCAACGGTTATGAACTCATAAACCGCTTGAAAGAAAGCCACGGGCCTGCTCTTCTTTTTGTAGATGTCAACATGCCTGTAATGGATGGACTTGAAGCAATTGAAGGATTGGTCGGCTTGGACCGCCAACTTACAATCCGCTTCATTACTGGGGGTGAAATCTCCACGATCATCGCGGCAAAGATGATTGCGAATGCGCGTGATCTGAAAGTCGGGCGGAGCATTTTCAAACCGATTAGCAAAGCTGAATTAGTGACGATTCTGAGGGCTGAAAGTAAAGAACTTACGTTAAGCGGAGTTGAAACTAAGGGATAA
- a CDS encoding flavin reductase family protein translates to MTKTYERFDFDELTPHERYKLLIGTVVPRPIALVTTVDLEGNVNAAPFSFFNVLTSDPAILAIGIENHKDLSLKDTSQNIRLTEAFTVNIVDDDLVTGMNICAVAFPKGVDEMQKAGLTAIAGTHVPCPRIGEAPAAFECVRHMTIELGRSRQIVLGRVVALHLRSDLVDGDRKYVNQQGLHAVGRMGGIGYARTSDQFDLATPSLEMWNLENEDQAAQ, encoded by the coding sequence ATGACCAAGACCTACGAGCGGTTCGACTTTGACGAATTGACCCCACACGAGCGTTATAAACTGCTCATCGGCACGGTGGTACCGCGCCCAATCGCGCTTGTGACAACTGTCGACTTAGAGGGAAATGTAAACGCAGCCCCATTTTCATTTTTCAATGTTTTGACGTCCGATCCTGCAATCTTGGCGATTGGAATTGAAAACCACAAAGACCTCAGCCTAAAAGACACCTCGCAAAACATTCGCCTGACCGAGGCCTTTACTGTCAATATTGTTGATGATGATCTGGTTACTGGGATGAACATCTGTGCGGTTGCCTTTCCCAAGGGTGTGGATGAAATGCAAAAAGCTGGCCTAACCGCCATTGCAGGGACGCACGTCCCTTGCCCGCGCATTGGCGAAGCTCCTGCGGCCTTCGAATGCGTGCGCCATATGACGATTGAGTTGGGACGCTCGCGCCAAATCGTTTTGGGACGTGTTGTCGCCCTCCACTTGCGCAGTGATCTGGTCGATGGAGATCGTAAATACGTCAACCAACAAGGCCTTCACGCGGTAGGGCGTATGGGCGGAATTGGCTACGCGCGCACTTCGGATCAGTTCGATCTTGCAACACCGTCGCTGGAAATGTGGAACCTAGAGAACGAGGATCAAGCGGCGCAATAG
- the araD gene encoding L-arabinonate dehydratase → MTKTYEELRSARWMAPDNLRAFGHRSRARQMGHGPEDWEGKPVIAVINTWSEAQPCHMHFRDRAEFVKRGILQAGGFPMELPALSLSESFVKPSTMLYRNMLAMEVEELLRSHPVDGAVLMGGCDKTTPALIMGAISMNLPFIFMPAGPMLRGNYAGKVLGSGTDSWKYWDERRAGNLSQQEWQGVEGGIARSYGHCMTMGTASTMTAIADSMGLTLPGASSIPAPDAGHQRMAASCGRRAVEMVWEDLTPDRIITPTAVNNAATVAMATGCSTNAIIHLVAMAQRAGVDFNLKDLDAIGRETPVIANVRPSGEGYLMEDFFYAGGLLALMEQLGDKLDHSAITVTGRPIGEAIDGAVVYNDDVIRPLDNPVYPEGSLAVLHGNLAPSGAVIKPAACDQKFLKHTGPALIANSYAELKIIVEDIDYPITPDTVLVLRNAGPQGGPGMPEWGMLPMPKALLKNGYRDMVRLSDARMSGTSYGACVLHVAPESFIGGPLALLENGDLVTLDVEKRLLQMEVSDEEIARRRAVWTPPEPRYERGFGYMYSKHIEQADKGCDFDFLKTDFGKPVSEPEIN, encoded by the coding sequence ATGACCAAAACTTACGAAGAACTCCGCTCCGCTCGCTGGATGGCACCTGATAACCTTCGCGCTTTCGGGCATCGGTCTCGGGCACGGCAAATGGGGCATGGACCCGAGGATTGGGAGGGCAAACCCGTTATTGCCGTCATCAATACGTGGTCTGAGGCACAGCCCTGTCACATGCACTTTCGCGACCGCGCCGAATTTGTAAAGCGCGGTATTCTTCAGGCGGGAGGCTTCCCGATGGAATTGCCCGCCCTGTCGCTTTCTGAATCCTTCGTGAAACCTTCGACTATGTTGTATCGCAACATGCTTGCCATGGAAGTCGAGGAGTTGTTACGGTCGCATCCCGTGGATGGCGCGGTTTTGATGGGAGGGTGTGACAAGACCACGCCCGCCTTGATTATGGGTGCAATCAGTATGAATTTGCCGTTCATCTTTATGCCCGCAGGACCGATGCTGCGCGGCAATTATGCAGGCAAAGTGCTTGGGTCTGGAACGGACAGTTGGAAGTACTGGGACGAGCGGCGCGCCGGAAATCTCTCCCAGCAGGAATGGCAGGGCGTTGAGGGCGGTATCGCACGCAGCTATGGGCATTGTATGACGATGGGCACAGCCAGCACGATGACGGCGATTGCGGATTCAATGGGCCTTACTCTTCCGGGGGCGTCGTCTATTCCCGCGCCTGACGCGGGGCATCAACGCATGGCGGCGTCCTGTGGGCGGCGCGCAGTTGAGATGGTTTGGGAAGATTTGACCCCTGATCGCATTATCACACCCACCGCCGTTAACAATGCGGCAACCGTAGCAATGGCGACGGGATGTTCCACAAATGCGATCATCCACCTTGTGGCGATGGCCCAACGGGCGGGCGTTGATTTCAACCTCAAAGATCTGGATGCAATCGGCCGTGAAACACCCGTTATTGCCAATGTCCGCCCCTCGGGAGAAGGGTATTTAATGGAAGATTTCTTCTATGCGGGCGGGCTTCTGGCATTGATGGAGCAACTCGGCGACAAGCTCGATCATAGCGCTATTACCGTCACGGGGCGCCCCATCGGAGAGGCAATCGACGGAGCAGTCGTTTACAATGACGATGTCATCCGCCCGCTGGATAATCCGGTTTATCCCGAAGGATCGCTCGCGGTTTTGCATGGCAATCTTGCCCCCAGTGGCGCGGTGATTAAGCCCGCAGCCTGTGATCAAAAATTCCTGAAACATACGGGGCCTGCGCTGATTGCAAACAGCTATGCCGAGTTGAAAATCATTGTCGAGGATATCGATTATCCCATCACGCCTGACACGGTTCTAGTGTTGCGAAATGCAGGCCCTCAAGGTGGGCCCGGAATGCCGGAATGGGGCATGTTACCCATGCCAAAAGCGCTTTTGAAAAATGGCTATCGCGATATGGTGCGCCTCTCGGATGCGCGTATGTCGGGGACGTCCTATGGCGCTTGCGTGCTCCATGTCGCGCCGGAATCCTTTATCGGCGGCCCCTTGGCGCTGCTTGAAAATGGCGATTTGGTCACACTTGATGTTGAAAAACGATTACTGCAAATGGAAGTGTCGGACGAAGAGATCGCGCGTCGGCGCGCGGTATGGACGCCGCCCGAACCTCGGTACGAACGTGGCTTTGGGTATATGTATTCAAAGCACATCGAACAAGCTGACAAAGGGTGTGACTTTGATTTCCTGAAAACTGATTTCGGCAAGCCGGTAAGCGAACCAGAAATTAACTAG
- a CDS encoding HpcH/HpaI aldolase family protein, whose product MKTTLPTNPFKAALKSGTSQIGLWSSLCSPIGAELISGAGFDWLLFDSEHSPIEVSGLMPLLQAAAKSDSHSVVRVAWNDSVLIKRALDIGAQTILVPFVQNAQEATNAVAACKYPPLGIRGIAGATRASGFGRIPNYVTQANDEICVIVQVETKEALENIAEIAAVKGLDGIFIGPSDLSASLGHPGNPAHSDVQTAIQAAAKAINSYGLAAGILATSSADTAKYLKYGFTFVAAGVDTSLLTNAVDALRKNVLP is encoded by the coding sequence ATGAAAACCACTCTCCCAACAAACCCGTTCAAAGCTGCCTTGAAATCTGGCACCTCGCAAATTGGACTCTGGTCGAGTCTGTGCAGCCCGATTGGGGCGGAACTCATCTCTGGCGCAGGCTTTGACTGGCTCCTGTTTGACAGCGAGCACTCCCCCATCGAAGTCTCGGGCCTAATGCCCCTTTTGCAAGCCGCTGCGAAAAGCGACAGCCATTCCGTGGTGCGCGTTGCGTGGAACGACAGTGTCCTGATCAAACGTGCGCTCGACATTGGCGCCCAAACAATCCTTGTACCCTTTGTTCAAAACGCACAGGAGGCCACCAATGCGGTTGCAGCCTGTAAATATCCGCCCCTCGGCATACGTGGCATCGCGGGCGCCACACGCGCAAGCGGGTTTGGACGCATTCCAAACTACGTCACGCAGGCCAACGATGAAATCTGTGTCATTGTGCAGGTTGAAACAAAAGAGGCCCTCGAAAACATTGCTGAAATCGCGGCCGTGAAGGGGCTGGACGGGATTTTCATTGGCCCTTCGGATCTCTCCGCATCTCTGGGCCACCCCGGAAATCCGGCCCATAGCGACGTTCAAACGGCGATCCAAGCCGCAGCAAAGGCCATAAATAGTTACGGGCTCGCGGCGGGTATTCTGGCCACGAGTTCGGCCGACACGGCAAAGTATTTGAAGTATGGCTTCACATTTGTCGCCGCGGGTGTGGATACCTCGCTTTTGACAAATGCGGTGGATGCGTTGCGTAAAAACGTTTTGCCCTAG
- a CDS encoding tripartite tricarboxylate transporter TctB family protein yields MINSRILFNLTLLVSSALGFVMARDLPPAFSPGQIGPGFFPTIVAALGVLAMIAILINDLRSTEAAAPNPIGKKAGLGAIAIVGLLVGYILLIAPLGFRISTALFLFFGILVCSLTMSTDQTDRLLAAKPIGIAALTAIVITLVTYSIFTYGFGLNLT; encoded by the coding sequence ATGATCAACAGCCGTATCCTATTCAACCTCACACTTCTCGTCTCTAGCGCGCTTGGATTTGTCATGGCGCGCGATTTGCCTCCGGCGTTTTCGCCCGGACAGATTGGGCCAGGGTTTTTCCCGACCATCGTTGCGGCGCTCGGTGTGCTGGCGATGATTGCGATTTTAATTAACGATTTGCGAAGTACAGAGGCAGCCGCGCCCAATCCTATTGGAAAAAAAGCAGGGCTAGGGGCCATCGCAATTGTCGGCTTGCTGGTTGGCTACATTCTGCTCATCGCGCCGCTGGGATTTCGGATTTCAACGGCCTTGTTCCTCTTCTTTGGAATACTGGTGTGCAGTCTGACAATGTCCACAGATCAAACCGACCGATTGCTTGCGGCCAAGCCCATTGGGATTGCAGCATTAACGGCGATCGTGATCACCCTCGTTACGTACTCAATTTTCACATATGGCTTCGGCTTAAACCTAACGTGA
- the tnpB gene encoding IS66 family insertion sequence element accessory protein TnpB (TnpB, as the term is used for proteins encoded by IS66 family insertion elements, is considered an accessory protein, since TnpC, encoded by a neighboring gene, is a DDE family transposase.) — protein MATKPVDFRKGHDGLVALVQSHLKKKPFDGAVYVFRAKRADQLKMIWWDTSLSKWHSF, from the coding sequence GTGGCAACCAAACCTGTAGATTTCCGCAAGGGGCATGACGGTCTGGTGGCGCTGGTGCAGAGCCATCTAAAGAAGAAGCCGTTCGATGGAGCAGTCTATGTGTTCCGCGCAAAGCGTGCTGACCAGCTTAAGATGATTTGGTGGGATACCTCTCTTAGTAAGTGGCATTCTTTTTAG
- a CDS encoding GntR family transcriptional regulator, protein MNRSDAIYASLRRAILEQALAPGTKLPEDSIGETFGVSRTGVRNAFVRLSSEGLVEMRPNKGAAVATPTLEEAADVFTLRRAIECEIVKRLCERISKETIDALLAHVKEEERALLNPSPRSIRLAGEFHILLAELTQSAYMTDMVSQVVSRSSLILARFGRPHSAECGIDEHYKLIEALKVQDAEAAMLIMRSHLDAVEERAYQEDEVSLPDAASILRKYAESM, encoded by the coding sequence TTGAACCGATCAGATGCGATTTACGCTTCCCTGCGGAGGGCCATTTTGGAACAGGCCTTGGCGCCAGGAACTAAATTGCCTGAGGATTCTATTGGAGAAACATTTGGCGTCAGTCGCACTGGCGTACGCAATGCGTTTGTTCGCCTGTCGTCTGAAGGTTTGGTTGAGATGCGCCCTAACAAAGGGGCTGCTGTTGCCACGCCGACGCTGGAGGAAGCCGCCGATGTTTTTACGCTCCGGCGGGCGATTGAATGCGAGATCGTTAAGCGGTTATGTGAACGGATCAGTAAGGAAACGATTGACGCGTTGCTGGCCCACGTGAAGGAAGAAGAGCGCGCTTTGCTCAACCCCAGTCCGAGATCCATTCGTCTTGCGGGGGAGTTTCACATCCTTCTCGCGGAGTTGACACAGTCGGCTTATATGACCGATATGGTCAGTCAAGTTGTCTCGAGATCATCGCTAATTTTGGCACGATTTGGGCGACCTCATTCGGCGGAATGTGGCATTGATGAACACTATAAATTGATCGAAGCCCTTAAAGTGCAGGACGCCGAGGCTGCCATGTTGATAATGCGAAGCCACCTTGATGCGGTCGAGGAGCGGGCCTATCAGGAAGACGAAGTCTCCCTGCCAGATGCCGCGTCAATCTTGCGTAAGTACGCAGAAAGTATGTAG
- a CDS encoding GntR family transcriptional regulator, producing the protein MSEIRETESERAYRVLRGNIIDGTLAAGLKLKVIPLKSQYNFGAAPLREALTRLVGDRLVVQETQKGFTVAVISAQDAQDVGRVRGLLECEALRESLRNGDDAWEARLVAAYHRLRLVENRAPTEISPSDLEARNAEFHDALLSAAYSSWLLSLREQIYLHHERYRLLSRSNPNLERNTPAEHAAIFEAALAREPDLACTLVTEHINRTTEAAMKVL; encoded by the coding sequence ATGAGCGAAATCAGAGAAACTGAATCAGAGCGCGCTTATCGTGTCTTGAGAGGGAACATTATCGACGGAACACTTGCCGCAGGGCTCAAGTTGAAAGTTATTCCACTGAAGTCGCAGTATAATTTTGGAGCAGCGCCATTGAGAGAGGCCCTTACAAGGCTAGTTGGCGATAGGCTTGTTGTTCAGGAAACCCAAAAGGGGTTCACCGTAGCGGTCATTTCGGCGCAAGACGCACAAGATGTGGGGCGTGTGCGAGGATTGCTTGAATGCGAAGCCTTGCGGGAATCGTTGCGCAACGGAGATGACGCTTGGGAGGCGCGCTTAGTTGCAGCCTATCATCGGTTGAGGCTGGTTGAAAATCGCGCGCCCACCGAAATTTCTCCCTCGGACCTTGAGGCAAGAAACGCAGAATTTCACGACGCCCTGTTGTCGGCTGCGTATTCTAGCTGGCTTTTGTCATTGAGGGAGCAGATTTATCTCCATCACGAACGGTATCGTCTTCTATCTCGTTCAAACCCCAATCTTGAACGCAATACGCCCGCAGAGCACGCCGCAATTTTTGAAGCGGCTCTGGCGCGGGAACCCGATTTAGCCTGCACTCTTGTAACGGAGCACATCAATCGGACGACGGAAGCGGCAATGAAAGTGCTTTGA
- a CDS encoding ribbon-helix-helix domain-containing protein, with protein MDQNSNPAPQTVTLRLNQQQLELLERTIAKGVAASREDLVRLALREYTQNHGEQRI; from the coding sequence ATGGACCAAAATTCAAATCCTGCGCCTCAAACTGTCACATTGAGGCTTAACCAGCAGCAGCTCGAATTGCTTGAACGTACCATAGCAAAAGGCGTTGCCGCCTCGCGCGAGGACTTGGTTCGGTTGGCTTTGCGCGAATACACGCAGAACCATGGGGAGCAGAGGATATGA
- a CDS encoding DUF1989 domain-containing protein: MSARTFISETLILPGTGKAFEVLKGQVMRIEQVAGGQCVDFNAFNLHDYKEFMHCGRTRTVHGFHPSEGDFLWSQPPRENALLYILRDTYGRNDVLFPRCSAYLYEAAYGFHDHTNCHDIQAEAQREYGLTPDDVHDSFNFFMCTEVQTDGTATITRQSSQAGDYVEMVALMDVLAVPNVCGADVMRTSNFSLKPVKITIWEASEDDLAAVPKVPILRSQRTPDQFRNATIKATRELTADPDYVAGFTNTPIVETEVTIELPADLATAFNAIANRELYGADDGAALRDILFTWWEERFLQAKSGAPSLETQD; this comes from the coding sequence ATGAGCGCGCGGACTTTTATCTCCGAAACATTGATTTTGCCTGGCACAGGAAAGGCGTTTGAGGTGCTTAAAGGGCAGGTCATGAGAATTGAGCAGGTGGCGGGCGGCCAATGTGTCGACTTCAACGCGTTCAATCTGCACGATTACAAGGAATTTATGCATTGTGGACGCACCCGCACGGTGCATGGGTTTCACCCCAGCGAAGGGGATTTCCTATGGTCACAACCGCCTCGCGAAAACGCTCTACTTTACATTTTACGCGATACTTATGGGCGTAACGATGTGTTGTTCCCGCGATGTTCGGCTTATTTATATGAGGCGGCTTATGGGTTCCACGACCATACGAATTGCCACGATATTCAGGCTGAAGCGCAACGGGAATACGGCTTAACGCCTGACGATGTACATGACAGTTTTAACTTTTTCATGTGTACCGAGGTGCAAACCGACGGCACAGCGACGATCACACGGCAAAGTTCGCAGGCGGGCGACTATGTTGAAATGGTCGCGCTGATGGATGTGCTCGCTGTGCCGAATGTCTGTGGGGCCGACGTGATGCGTACATCAAACTTCTCGCTCAAACCCGTGAAAATCACCATCTGGGAAGCCTCTGAGGACGATCTTGCAGCAGTGCCAAAAGTACCAATTTTGCGCAGCCAGCGCACGCCCGATCAATTCCGTAATGCCACGATAAAAGCGACCCGGGAACTGACGGCGGATCCCGATTATGTCGCGGGCTTCACGAATACGCCGATCGTTGAGACCGAAGTCACGATTGAATTGCCCGCCGATTTGGCGACAGCTTTCAACGCTATTGCCAACCGCGAACTCTATGGAGCCGACGATGGCGCGGCCTTGCGAGACATTTTGTTTACCTGGTGGGAAGAACGTTTCCTGCAGGCGAAAAGCGGTGCGCCATCGCTTGAAACACAAGACTGA
- a CDS encoding ATP-binding protein, protein MFASVLQSLTSLLLAGVLVYSVFASDRLRGRKLVQQILLGIIFGVMVISLGISSISFKIIPTQLDAKAGPLILAGYLGGPIGGLIAALCGAYYRITFGGPMLGIAVFMNLATAAIGVTAHYLTPSTNWPTIQKSTIKYIIVAFVLLHLIPLWYLSSLSDAPSPYAVPSQTLTAFIVVGIMSILATWQIMNYSLKFVNDGMQSADLANQLGLVMDASGMGKFDHKIGSAGPVFDTALMKIYGLDRPAGTLAQSEWEAIIHRDDIGRLRAQMQQTWLGEKVNDKADFRACHSDGSLRYIRATWTSETDRDGKVSRVVGLHADLSDIHEAKQQLQKSRDRLGLIAEKIPGVILEYDATDPNNPELLYISPKCIELWGVTDAEFYADHMLLTKMHAPEDIDYFLASILKGIRTSEPIFHRYSITTLTGQTRWLDYHGKAVSESGKLYVKAIILDATREVEAQGQAEMEREISRNAQKIESIGQLTGGVAHDFNNLLAVILGNLELLRDSVTSPPENTLIETAINATLRGADLTRNMLAFARKAPLTPIILDLNTVVRETKNWIGRALPESIIVETSLLAGLWPVEVDRASLESALLNLTLNARDAMEDHGSLTIETANVRIEQPYIDARKEELIPGRYVMLAVSDTGPGIPNEILGSIFEPFFTTKPTGKGSGLGLSMTFGFMRQSGGTVRVYTEINQGTTFKLYFPVASSLHLPPTEPVEELPTASKGYKLLIAEDETAVRDVLVMILERAGYQVMATTSGDAAFAVFEADPSYNLLLTDIVMPGQLQGTTLAKKLRKRWPDLPVIFMSGYASEATVHGNGLRPEDIRMMKPVQRADLLMAVEKVLSSS, encoded by the coding sequence GTGTTTGCGTCAGTTCTACAAAGTTTAACTTCGCTACTGCTAGCTGGGGTTCTTGTTTACTCTGTATTTGCTTCCGACCGCCTGAGAGGCAGAAAGCTAGTTCAACAAATTTTGTTAGGCATCATCTTCGGAGTGATGGTGATCTCACTTGGAATAAGTTCTATCTCGTTCAAAATCATTCCTACACAGCTCGATGCTAAGGCCGGACCACTCATTTTGGCGGGCTACCTTGGGGGACCGATAGGGGGTCTGATTGCTGCTCTGTGTGGCGCGTACTATCGGATTACATTTGGCGGCCCAATGCTGGGTATCGCTGTTTTTATGAATCTCGCAACCGCGGCCATCGGAGTTACAGCACATTACTTAACCCCTTCGACGAACTGGCCGACCATTCAAAAATCCACAATCAAGTATATCATCGTAGCGTTTGTACTGCTTCATCTGATACCACTTTGGTACCTAAGCAGCCTTAGCGATGCGCCGAGCCCATATGCAGTGCCATCCCAAACTCTCACGGCGTTTATTGTTGTTGGCATTATGTCTATTCTCGCGACGTGGCAAATCATGAATTATTCATTAAAATTTGTGAATGATGGAATGCAATCAGCGGATTTAGCCAACCAGTTGGGCTTGGTTATGGACGCATCTGGCATGGGGAAGTTCGATCACAAAATTGGTAGTGCGGGACCTGTTTTCGATACCGCATTGATGAAAATTTACGGGCTCGATCGGCCCGCAGGGACTCTAGCACAATCTGAATGGGAGGCGATCATCCATCGCGATGATATAGGGCGATTACGAGCACAAATGCAGCAGACCTGGCTGGGTGAAAAAGTAAACGATAAAGCGGATTTTCGTGCTTGCCACTCAGACGGATCACTCAGATATATACGTGCAACTTGGACATCAGAGACGGACAGAGATGGCAAAGTCTCGCGTGTTGTAGGATTGCATGCTGACTTGTCAGACATCCACGAAGCGAAACAGCAACTACAAAAATCACGTGATCGCCTTGGATTGATTGCCGAAAAAATTCCAGGCGTGATCTTAGAATATGATGCCACCGATCCAAACAATCCTGAGTTATTGTACATCAGCCCTAAGTGCATTGAGTTATGGGGGGTCACGGACGCAGAATTTTATGCTGATCATATGTTACTCACGAAAATGCATGCCCCTGAAGACATAGACTATTTCTTGGCATCTATACTTAAAGGGATTAGGACGAGCGAACCCATTTTCCACCGGTACTCGATCACGACCCTAACAGGACAAACTCGCTGGCTTGACTATCACGGCAAGGCCGTATCAGAGAGTGGCAAACTCTACGTAAAGGCGATTATTCTTGACGCAACGCGCGAAGTAGAGGCGCAAGGGCAAGCAGAGATGGAGCGTGAAATTTCTCGCAACGCACAGAAAATCGAAAGCATTGGCCAACTGACGGGCGGCGTCGCGCATGATTTTAACAATTTACTGGCCGTCATACTAGGTAACTTGGAACTCTTGCGCGATAGTGTCACAAGCCCGCCAGAAAACACTCTGATTGAAACTGCGATCAATGCCACATTGCGTGGCGCTGATCTAACACGCAATATGCTCGCCTTTGCCCGCAAAGCCCCATTGACCCCTATCATTCTTGATCTCAACACTGTGGTGCGCGAAACGAAAAATTGGATCGGACGCGCATTACCAGAAAGCATTATAGTCGAAACCTCATTACTTGCAGGATTGTGGCCTGTCGAAGTAGACCGAGCTTCGTTGGAAAGCGCATTACTCAACTTAACACTTAATGCTCGCGATGCGATGGAAGATCATGGAAGCCTCACAATAGAGACGGCCAATGTACGTATCGAACAGCCCTATATCGATGCACGTAAAGAAGAGCTCATTCCTGGGCGCTATGTGATGCTGGCTGTGAGCGACACAGGCCCCGGAATTCCAAATGAAATTCTTGGATCGATTTTTGAACCTTTTTTCACCACTAAACCAACAGGCAAAGGTTCTGGGCTTGGGCTATCGATGACTTTTGGCTTTATGCGCCAATCAGGAGGGACAGTTCGAGTCTACACAGAGATTAACCAAGGCACGACCTTCAAACTCTATTTCCCAGTTGCATCCTCCTTGCATTTACCTCCTACAGAGCCGGTTGAAGAGTTACCTACGGCGAGCAAAGGCTACAAACTGCTAATAGCAGAAGACGAAACTGCCGTACGTGACGTCTTAGTAATGATCCTTGAGCGTGCGGGGTATCAAGTCATGGCCACCACCTCTGGAGATGCTGCTTTTGCCGTATTTGAGGCCGATCCGAGCTATAATTTGCTGTTGACGGATATTGTTATGCCCGGACAGTTACAGGGCACCACCCTTGCTAAGAAACTTAGAAAGCGCTGGCCTGACCTACCCGTAATCTTCATGTCTGGTTATGCAAGCGAAGCTACCGTGCATGGAAATGGCCTCAGACCCGAAGATATCCGCATGATGAAACCTGTACAGCGCGCAGATCTTCTTATGGCCGTTGAAAAAGTGCTGTCTTCAAGTTAG